The following proteins come from a genomic window of Candidatus Zixiibacteriota bacterium:
- the atpA gene encoding F0F1 ATP synthase subunit alpha, which produces MALKPEEVSSVIAREIGQYQGRLEMESVGTVLQVGDGIARVWGLQDAMMSELVSFPGDIIGLILNLEEDNVGCAIFGSDRNIKEGDTVRRTGRVASVPVGDALIGRVVNPLGQPLDGAGPIVTDRFRPLEGHAPSVVERQPVKEPVQTGLKAIDSMIPIGRGQRELIIGDRQIGKTAIAVDMIINQKGTDLFCIYVAIGQKSSTVAQVVETFRKHGAMEYTTVVVASATDPAPLQFIAPYAGAAMGEEFLHSKRHVVCVYDDLSKHATAYRQLALLLRRPPGREAFPGDIFYLHSRLLERAAKLNDEKGGGSLTALPIIETQAGDVTAYIPTNVISITDGQIYLEGDLFYSGVRPAVNVGLSVSRVGGNAQTKAMKKVAGSLRLDLAQYRALAAFAQFGSDLDEATRRQLTRGERMVELLKQDQYVPVAVEDQVMVIWAGTHGFLDDLPVAAVRKFEREFQEFMHKEYPDVGHTIRSKGQLTDDLDAKLKEACAKFRKAFVA; this is translated from the coding sequence ATGGCGTTGAAACCGGAAGAAGTCTCATCCGTCATTGCCCGCGAGATCGGCCAATATCAGGGTCGGCTCGAAATGGAATCGGTCGGCACCGTGCTCCAGGTCGGCGATGGCATCGCGCGCGTTTGGGGCTTGCAGGATGCGATGATGTCGGAGCTGGTCAGTTTCCCCGGCGACATCATCGGCTTGATCCTCAACCTGGAGGAGGACAACGTCGGCTGCGCGATCTTTGGTTCCGACCGCAACATCAAAGAAGGCGACACGGTTCGCCGGACCGGGCGCGTCGCTTCGGTGCCGGTGGGCGATGCCCTGATCGGTCGTGTCGTGAACCCCCTCGGGCAGCCGCTCGATGGTGCCGGGCCGATTGTCACCGATCGTTTCCGACCGCTCGAAGGTCATGCTCCCAGCGTCGTGGAGCGCCAGCCGGTCAAAGAGCCGGTGCAGACCGGACTCAAGGCGATCGATTCGATGATCCCGATCGGGCGTGGCCAGCGCGAGTTGATCATCGGCGACCGTCAGATCGGCAAGACCGCCATTGCCGTGGATATGATCATCAATCAGAAGGGGACAGACCTCTTCTGTATCTATGTCGCGATCGGCCAGAAATCCTCGACCGTCGCACAGGTCGTGGAGACATTCCGCAAGCATGGCGCCATGGAGTACACGACCGTCGTCGTCGCCTCGGCGACCGACCCGGCGCCGCTGCAATTCATCGCCCCGTATGCCGGCGCCGCGATGGGCGAGGAGTTTCTGCACAGCAAGCGCCATGTCGTCTGCGTCTACGACGATCTGTCGAAGCATGCGACGGCCTACCGCCAGTTGGCGTTGCTCTTGCGTCGCCCGCCGGGACGCGAGGCCTTCCCCGGTGACATCTTCTATCTGCACTCGCGGCTGTTGGAGCGCGCTGCCAAGCTGAATGATGAGAAGGGCGGTGGCTCGCTCACAGCGCTGCCGATCATCGAGACGCAGGCCGGGGACGTGACCGCCTACATTCCCACGAACGTCATCTCGATTACGGATGGGCAGATCTATCTCGAGGGCGACTTGTTCTACTCCGGCGTGCGTCCGGCGGTCAATGTGGGTCTGTCGGTGTCGCGCGTCGGCGGTAATGCGCAGACCAAGGCGATGAAGAAGGTCGCTGGTTCGCTGCGTCTCGATCTGGCGCAGTACCGGGCCCTGGCGGCGTTCGCCCAGTTCGGGTCCGATCTCGATGAAGCGACCCGCCGCCAACTCACGCGCGGCGAGCGCATGGTCGAGCTGCTCAAGCAGGATCAATATGTCCCGGTGGCGGTCGAGGATCAGGTGATGGTGATTTGGGCCGGGACGCACGGGTTCTTGGATGATCTCCCCGTGGCGGCCGTGCGCAAGTTCGAACGCGAGTTCCAGGAGTTCATGCACAAAGAGTATCCCGATGTCGGCCACACCATCAGATCCAAGGGGCAATTGACCGACGATCTCGACGCCAAGCTGAAGGAGGCGTGCGCGAAGTTCCGCAAGGCCTTCGTCGCCTGA
- the atpG gene encoding ATP synthase F1 subunit gamma, producing MPSLRDIKRRIRTVNSTQQITKAMEMVAAAKLRKAQQRAERARPYARKLELILTNLARATQGGATPHPYFDVRPVRKTTIVLVTADRGLCGSFNANLIRRTWQLLGEYDTQSAELVLIGKRGHTWFRKRGFPIVAAHLDFGGNLDFARVRRISSELTQRFTGGQTDAIHLVYARFLSIARSEVTVARFLPIATSEAQVGAAADYIFEPDPASIYNDLMPRYATTVIQTALAESFAAEHAARMLAMGAATKSAGEMIDALTLQYNKARQSAITKELLDIVGGANAVQ from the coding sequence ATGCCCTCGTTACGCGACATCAAACGCCGGATCCGCACGGTCAATTCGACCCAGCAGATCACCAAGGCCATGGAGATGGTGGCGGCCGCCAAGTTGCGGAAGGCGCAACAGCGTGCCGAGCGGGCCCGGCCGTACGCCCGCAAGCTGGAGCTCATTCTCACCAATCTGGCACGGGCGACGCAGGGCGGTGCGACACCACATCCCTACTTCGATGTCCGCCCGGTCCGGAAGACCACCATCGTGCTGGTGACCGCCGACCGCGGCTTGTGCGGGTCGTTCAACGCCAACCTGATTCGCCGCACCTGGCAGTTGCTCGGTGAATACGACACACAGAGCGCAGAATTGGTGTTGATCGGCAAGCGCGGTCACACCTGGTTCCGGAAACGCGGCTTCCCGATTGTCGCCGCCCACCTCGACTTCGGCGGCAACCTCGACTTCGCGCGCGTGCGCCGGATCTCATCGGAGTTGACGCAACGATTCACCGGCGGCCAAACCGATGCGATCCACCTGGTCTATGCCCGTTTCCTGTCGATCGCCCGCTCGGAGGTGACGGTGGCCCGTTTCCTCCCGATTGCGACGTCTGAGGCGCAGGTGGGAGCCGCGGCCGACTACATCTTCGAGCCCGATCCGGCATCGATCTACAATGACTTGATGCCGCGCTACGCCACCACGGTGATTCAGACCGCGCTGGCCGAGTCGTTCGCCGCCGAGCATGCGGCGCGCATGCTCGCCATGGGGGCGGCGACCAAGTCGGCGGGCGAGATGATCGACGCGTTGACGTTGCAGTACAACAAGGCGCGCCAGAGCGCCATCACCAAGGAGTTGTTGGATATCGTCGGCGGCGCCAATGCGGTGCAATAG